A window of the Candidatus Nitrosotalea okcheonensis genome harbors these coding sequences:
- a CDS encoding KEOPS complex subunit Pcc1, whose protein sequence is MSLECKVQVFLNNLSEKKAESIRKSLEPDNVDFPENLSFKIEKDGASLIFTFEGKGNIRTLISTIDEVLEQTQVILKVTS, encoded by the coding sequence ATGTCTCTAGAATGCAAAGTTCAAGTGTTTCTGAATAATCTTTCAGAGAAAAAGGCAGAATCCATAAGAAAATCTTTGGAGCCTGATAATGTAGATTTTCCAGAAAATCTTTCTTTTAAAATTGAAAAAGATGGGGCATCCCTGATTTTTACATTTGAGGGTAAAGGAAATATAAGAACATTGATTTCTACTATTGATGAAGTTCTTGAACAGACCCAAGTTATACTCAAAGTGACTAGTTGA
- a CDS encoding DHHA1 domain-containing protein, with amino-acid sequence MAKLDQALSYFHDRISDCIKTGKNISVITHLDCDGITSGSIVTKSLIRSGAKCTVRTVNEFSKNIIEKMKSDSRQFHIITDLGGGFAKDIDEALGEDWIVVDHHQIPQEEFDNQKVINAWKYDVDGGKDVSAGGMAYLVSKALHKENTDLAWIAVVAALGDRQDQGEKKSFTGINLEIASTAKKNNQVEIDLDILLVGRETRPLPDALAFTSQPFIEGLTWNRDACLSLLNSSGIKLKDGSRWRVPAELTEDEKRILLQTISKYISTKNASDILDELVGYTYTLSGEDKRSFLRDAREFSTMLNSCGRIRRAGVGIAICMGDRTKMLQEGESILVEYRTFLRTYMNTLSSERWRITDNGHYLMVNGEGLVPENMTGAVSSLLGGSQKNTGKIIILRTNGEEGTIKFSSRKSTGCKSEVNLGLLMRECAARVSGVGGGHAAAAGARITKDKLDEFLDYLEKNVSRMQSSSVSE; translated from the coding sequence ATGGCAAAGTTAGATCAAGCATTATCTTATTTTCATGATAGAATTTCCGATTGCATCAAAACGGGGAAGAATATTTCAGTAATTACCCATCTTGATTGTGATGGAATAACCTCAGGTAGTATTGTTACAAAATCTTTGATCAGATCAGGCGCAAAATGTACCGTACGTACTGTCAATGAATTCAGTAAGAACATTATTGAAAAAATGAAAAGCGACTCAAGACAGTTTCACATAATTACAGATCTTGGCGGAGGATTTGCAAAAGATATCGACGAGGCGTTGGGCGAAGATTGGATAGTAGTTGATCATCATCAGATACCACAGGAAGAATTTGATAATCAAAAAGTTATCAATGCTTGGAAATATGATGTTGACGGAGGAAAAGATGTTTCAGCAGGCGGTATGGCATATCTTGTTTCAAAAGCCCTTCACAAAGAAAACACAGATTTAGCATGGATTGCAGTAGTTGCAGCATTAGGGGATCGCCAGGATCAAGGCGAAAAGAAATCATTTACGGGAATAAATTTAGAAATTGCATCCACTGCAAAGAAGAACAATCAAGTCGAAATTGATTTAGATATTTTGCTTGTTGGTAGGGAGACAAGACCATTACCAGATGCACTTGCGTTTACCTCACAACCTTTCATCGAGGGATTAACATGGAATCGTGATGCATGTCTTTCACTTTTAAATTCCTCAGGAATAAAATTAAAGGATGGTAGTAGATGGCGTGTTCCTGCAGAATTAACAGAAGATGAAAAACGAATACTTCTTCAAACAATATCAAAGTACATTTCGACTAAAAATGCAAGCGATATACTGGATGAGCTTGTAGGATACACATACACCCTATCTGGCGAAGATAAGAGGAGTTTCCTTCGGGATGCAAGGGAGTTTTCAACGATGCTAAACTCTTGTGGTAGAATTCGCAGGGCAGGAGTTGGAATAGCAATTTGCATGGGGGACAGAACCAAGATGCTACAAGAGGGCGAAAGTATTTTGGTGGAGTATAGGACATTTTTGAGAACCTATATGAACACACTTTCTAGCGAAAGATGGAGAATAACCGACAATGGTCATTACTTGATGGTAAATGGTGAAGGACTAGTACCTGAAAATATGACAGGTGCAGTATCATCGCTTCTTGGTGGATCACAGAAAAATACGGGTAAGATAATCATACTTAGAACAAACGGGGAAGAGGGAACAATAAAGTTCTCTTCACGTAAATCTACAGGCTGTAAATCTGAAGTAAATTTAGGGTTGTTAATGCGAGAATGTGCTGCAAGAGTATCAGGTGTTGGAGGAGGCCATGCTGCTGCAGCAGGTGCCAGAATTACAAAAGACAAACTGGATGAATTCCTAGATTATTTGGAAAAAAATGTCTCTAGAATGCAAAGTTCAAGTGTTTCTGAATAA
- a CDS encoding methane monooxygenase/ammonia monooxygenase subunit B, with amino-acid sequence MVDKKFIVAAIGVIVALGAVGPSLAQMFQHAEAHGVQAQLQSRFVRIDGETWSKQSVHTGETLSVSGKFVSLVNRDLRGWYTVYGDSSNAGNRWEIVARDPPGNVIIIPANSVIPYKLTIKALEPGVYHMHTQLNIASIGPGLGPGQTVVVTGDPIVKPIPYTNVVYQSIVIGVGYVITFATRPWQVI; translated from the coding sequence ATGGTCGATAAGAAGTTTATTGTAGCTGCAATAGGTGTGATAGTAGCACTTGGAGCAGTTGGACCATCATTAGCACAAATGTTCCAACATGCTGAGGCCCATGGTGTCCAGGCACAGTTACAAAGTCGTTTCGTAAGAATAGATGGCGAGACATGGTCAAAACAATCTGTTCATACCGGAGAGACTTTGTCAGTATCTGGCAAATTTGTAAGTCTTGTAAACAGAGACTTGCGAGGCTGGTACACCGTATATGGTGACTCATCCAACGCTGGTAACAGATGGGAAATTGTAGCAAGAGATCCACCTGGTAACGTAATCATAATACCAGCAAACTCGGTGATCCCATACAAGCTAACCATCAAGGCACTCGAACCAGGAGTATATCACATGCATACGCAGCTTAACATAGCAAGCATCGGTCCAGGTCTAGGTCCAGGACAAACAGTCGTGGTAACAGGTGATCCAATCGTAAAACCAATCCCATACACAAACGTAGTCTATCAATCGATAGTAATTGGTGTTGGATACGTGATTACTTTCGCAACAAGACCTTGGCAAGTGATTTAA
- a CDS encoding PAS domain-containing sensor histidine kinase: MTSFGSIGGLMIGILGLAITAYGLDVHGPHSSQAFSLGVVGIAAGGIIVWMSNKKQHNHILTPKYETESQKIGSDADPIKYRNLYEGSPVLQRTVNTAGIILECNQAYVKNFGYSKYDILGKSLFDHTAEKSMEDMQKTFETWKTSGRVENIEIWFKRKDGSIFPGLISANNIHDDKGKLIGSNTVIRDISEIYQAHRVLGEHERQKIQLEELKKIDTTKEEFYMMVAKECQIPIVPIRKYSKILRDVPISSLDEKQSEAVNEIYDNAARLDQLMHDIIDVQKLNGNTMEFKKEKFAVDDFMNEVVKSCMSMMGDKNIEFVNSTSIKNSITSDKTRLSEIFYNLIQNAVDFVPTTGGRIEIKAKEEGDFILFYVKDNGSGILEKRKDQVFKKFYQVDISFKRKYGGSGFGLVICKGIVENLGGKIWFESKEGEGTVFYFSIPK, translated from the coding sequence ATGACCAGTTTTGGTTCCATTGGGGGATTGATGATAGGCATTCTTGGGCTTGCAATTACAGCCTATGGATTGGATGTGCACGGGCCTCACTCAAGTCAGGCATTCTCACTTGGAGTTGTAGGCATAGCAGCTGGGGGTATCATTGTGTGGATGAGTAACAAAAAACAACACAACCATATTCTAACACCCAAATACGAAACAGAGTCACAAAAAATAGGCTCTGATGCAGATCCGATAAAATACAGAAATCTCTATGAGGGTTCACCTGTTTTACAAAGGACCGTAAATACAGCTGGAATAATATTAGAATGCAACCAGGCATACGTCAAAAACTTTGGATACTCAAAATATGACATTCTTGGCAAGTCGCTTTTTGATCATACTGCGGAAAAAAGCATGGAAGACATGCAAAAAACCTTTGAAACTTGGAAAACATCAGGCAGGGTAGAAAATATTGAGATATGGTTCAAAAGAAAAGACGGATCGATTTTCCCTGGGTTGATTAGTGCTAATAATATCCATGACGACAAGGGCAAACTAATAGGAAGTAACACTGTAATAAGAGACATATCTGAAATCTATCAAGCTCACAGAGTTTTGGGAGAGCATGAGAGACAAAAGATCCAACTTGAGGAACTGAAAAAAATTGATACAACAAAGGAAGAATTCTATATGATGGTTGCAAAAGAATGTCAGATTCCTATAGTCCCTATCAGAAAATATTCTAAAATTCTACGTGATGTTCCCATTTCAAGTCTTGACGAAAAACAGTCTGAGGCAGTAAATGAAATCTATGACAATGCAGCAAGGCTCGACCAACTGATGCATGACATCATTGACGTACAAAAACTCAATGGTAATACGATGGAATTCAAGAAGGAAAAGTTTGCCGTTGATGATTTCATGAATGAGGTAGTAAAATCATGCATGTCAATGATGGGAGACAAGAATATAGAGTTTGTAAATTCTACCAGTATAAAGAACTCCATAACAAGCGACAAAACCAGATTAAGTGAAATTTTTTACAATTTGATACAAAATGCTGTTGATTTTGTGCCTACAACTGGGGGAAGAATTGAGATTAAAGCCAAAGAAGAGGGAGATTTTATTCTGTTTTATGTAAAAGATAACGGGTCTGGAATATTGGAAAAAAGAAAAGACCAGGTCTTTAAAAAATTCTATCAAGTAGATATTTCATTTAAGCGAAAATATGGGGGAAGTGGATTTGGATTGGTAATATGTAAAGGGATTGTTGAAAATCTGGGTGGAAAGATTTGGTTTGAAAGCAAAGAAGGGGAAGGCACTGTATTTTATTTCTCTATTCCTAAATAA
- a CDS encoding methane monooxygenase/ammonia monooxygenase subunit C, with translation MAQMPALIPKEVEIQRLKKIWLIIIALGSIAASVEVDNFVDGSLHQTSIRDSAFTPAHWWLYSHFIALPLGWGMVAVYDRKVPILRGPNNSMNTGLKMTILGYLATMFTIGVNEMWHFWYVEEIFAVPNHWMFNMGVVVAFMGALAYVVRVYARLVELGAETPGENPYVAEMYKMALEGKLYSRSIP, from the coding sequence ATGGCACAAATGCCGGCACTGATTCCAAAAGAAGTTGAAATCCAGAGACTGAAGAAGATCTGGCTTATCATCATCGCATTGGGATCGATCGCTGCATCAGTAGAGGTCGACAACTTCGTAGACGGATCTTTACACCAGACATCAATCAGAGATAGTGCCTTTACACCAGCACACTGGTGGTTATACAGCCACTTCATTGCTCTTCCATTAGGATGGGGAATGGTAGCTGTCTATGACAGAAAGGTACCAATTCTGAGAGGTCCAAACAACTCAATGAACACCGGTCTCAAGATGACCATCCTTGGTTACTTGGCAACCATGTTCACAATAGGTGTCAATGAGATGTGGCACTTCTGGTATGTAGAGGAGATCTTCGCAGTTCCAAACCACTGGATGTTTAACATGGGTGTCGTCGTTGCTTTCATGGGCGCACTTGCCTATGTAGTAAGAGTATATGCACGACTTGTCGAACTTGGAGCAGAAACACCAGGTGAGAACCCATATGTTGCAGAAATGTACAAGATGGCCCTTGAAGGCAAATTGTACAGTAGATCAATCCCATAA
- a CDS encoding ammonium transporter: MLETISKSPMQIVTKHKWPVVFVLAGLIVGLSGFTAIQDAHAQFGPLGNLADPNKTHEIHCAMPMTPPGNGTFGGSNAPCIDTGDTTFMYAAAVFVMIMTPGGVGFLYGGLTRRKHSLTVMLQAFMVYAIVSVQWVIFGYSIMFGPSADPVGFIGNLDWVGLNNVSHNAPADVYAPTIPHLAYVMFQLMFAAITPSLAIAGYADRVKMSAFLIHIVLWTTFIYDVAGHANWSLGSQGTSLGWLAKMGAEDFAGGTVIHITSGFAGLATAMFLGRRIGYGKAPFEPHSIPLIILGASLLWFGWFGFNPGSAGFAGFLETQAFQNTNIATAVAAIWWMFLSWAHTGKTSAIGAVNGAVAGLVAITPASGFIGTWASIIVGFACATVCFYCVLIKNRARIDDALDTWGVHGMGGVVGALLTGAFSEVRINPYAHNGLFFGNPMQFVINSMGAGFGAAWSFGLTYIIWRIQDAIWPGGVRVTPKEEEIGLDISQVGERAYSGFAE; the protein is encoded by the coding sequence ATGCTGGAGACAATTTCTAAATCGCCAATGCAGATAGTAACAAAACACAAATGGCCGGTAGTTTTTGTGCTCGCAGGCTTAATAGTCGGGTTATCTGGATTCACGGCAATACAAGATGCACACGCTCAATTTGGTCCGTTAGGAAATCTAGCGGATCCTAACAAAACACACGAGATTCACTGTGCTATGCCGATGACTCCACCAGGTAACGGAACATTCGGTGGAAGTAATGCCCCCTGTATAGACACAGGAGATACAACCTTCATGTACGCAGCAGCAGTCTTCGTCATGATAATGACTCCTGGTGGTGTGGGATTCTTGTATGGAGGTCTTACAAGAAGAAAGCACTCTCTAACCGTGATGTTACAAGCATTCATGGTCTATGCAATTGTCAGTGTTCAATGGGTAATCTTTGGATACTCGATAATGTTTGGTCCATCTGCTGATCCTGTTGGATTTATCGGAAACCTTGACTGGGTAGGCTTGAATAACGTATCGCACAATGCGCCAGCCGATGTATATGCTCCAACTATTCCTCACCTGGCCTATGTGATGTTCCAGCTCATGTTCGCTGCCATTACTCCGTCATTAGCCATTGCTGGTTATGCTGATAGAGTAAAGATGAGTGCATTCCTGATACACATCGTATTATGGACCACTTTCATCTATGATGTTGCAGGACATGCTAACTGGTCTCTTGGAAGTCAGGGTACCTCACTTGGCTGGCTAGCCAAGATGGGTGCAGAAGACTTTGCAGGAGGAACCGTCATTCACATCACCTCAGGATTTGCTGGTTTAGCTACCGCAATGTTCTTGGGACGAAGAATAGGATATGGAAAGGCACCATTTGAACCACACTCAATTCCGCTTATAATTTTGGGTGCATCATTACTTTGGTTCGGATGGTTTGGTTTCAACCCTGGTAGTGCAGGATTTGCTGGTTTCCTTGAAACACAAGCATTCCAGAATACCAACATCGCAACTGCGGTTGCGGCAATATGGTGGATGTTCTTAAGCTGGGCACACACAGGAAAGACTAGCGCCATCGGTGCAGTTAATGGAGCTGTTGCTGGACTTGTAGCAATTACACCAGCCTCTGGTTTCATTGGAACATGGGCATCAATAATAGTAGGATTTGCATGTGCAACAGTATGCTTCTACTGTGTATTAATCAAGAACAGGGCAAGAATAGATGATGCCTTGGATACTTGGGGTGTACACGGAATGGGCGGTGTTGTAGGTGCATTACTAACAGGTGCATTCAGTGAAGTCAGAATCAATCCATATGCACATAACGGTCTCTTCTTTGGAAATCCAATGCAGTTTGTAATTAACAGCATGGGTGCAGGATTTGGTGCAGCTTGGTCATTTGGCCTAACTTACATCATCTGGAGAATCCAAGATGCAATTTGGCCAGGTGGTGTTAGAGTCACACCAAAAGAAGAAGAAATAGGATTGGACATATCTCAAGTAGGCGAAAGAGCATACTCTGGATTTGCAGAGTAA
- a CDS encoding ammonia monooxygenase family protein, which translates to MVWLRRCTHYLFIVVVAVNSTLLTINAGDYIFYTDWAWTSYVIFTLSQSLMLAVGAAYYLTFTGVPGTATYYALIMTVYTWIAKGAWFSLGYPYSFIVVPMWIPSAILMDLAYWATKRNKHSLILIGGVLCGMSMSLFNMINLITIDDPLEMAFKYPRTTLPPYMTPIEPQVGKFYDSPVALGAGAGAVLTVTMTALGTKLTTWTYRWMAAWSKWD; encoded by the coding sequence ATGGTCTGGCTAAGACGATGTACTCACTACTTATTCATAGTAGTGGTAGCAGTCAACTCAACCTTGTTGACAATCAACGCAGGAGACTACATATTCTACACTGATTGGGCATGGACATCTTATGTGATATTTACACTATCACAATCATTGATGCTCGCAGTCGGTGCAGCATATTACCTTACGTTCACTGGCGTGCCAGGAACCGCAACATACTATGCACTCATTATGACAGTGTATACATGGATTGCAAAAGGTGCGTGGTTTTCCTTAGGATATCCATACAGCTTCATCGTTGTGCCAATGTGGATTCCATCAGCAATATTGATGGATTTGGCATATTGGGCAACAAAGAGAAACAAACACTCTTTGATCCTAATCGGTGGTGTACTTTGTGGCATGTCCATGTCGTTGTTCAACATGATCAATCTAATCACAATAGATGATCCTCTTGAGATGGCTTTCAAATACCCGAGAACCACATTGCCTCCATACATGACACCAATAGAACCCCAAGTAGGAAAGTTCTATGATAGTCCCGTTGCGTTGGGTGCAGGAGCTGGTGCAGTTTTGACAGTAACAATGACTGCATTAGGAACTAAACTCACAACATGGACTTACAGGTGGATGGCAGCTTGGTCCAAATGGGATTAA
- a CDS encoding DNA adenine methylase → MKQEYQLISDPKPFVKWAGGKRQLLPVITSHIPSKFERYFEPFLGGGAVFFSLVSKEKKAKWFISDLNSDLALSYVTIRDKVKELVLSLENHAANYSKNQSSYYYKVREANPKNEIDKVSRLIFLNKTCFNGLYRVNSKGKFNVPVGRYVNPNIVNKENLFEVSRVLQSKDISIKCQDFEDALKGVGHEDFVYLDPPYQPVSTTASFTSYTNSDFDFSDQERLYAKFKALDRKGVKVLLSNSRSDEIIELFDEFSDGIIEINANRFINSVSQKRTGHTELLIKNYKS, encoded by the coding sequence TTGAAACAAGAATATCAACTAATTTCAGATCCGAAACCATTTGTCAAGTGGGCAGGAGGCAAGAGGCAGCTTTTACCTGTCATTACAAGTCATATTCCTAGCAAATTTGAGAGATATTTTGAACCATTTCTAGGTGGTGGCGCAGTCTTTTTCTCACTTGTATCTAAAGAAAAGAAAGCAAAGTGGTTCATCTCTGACCTCAACTCTGATCTGGCGTTGTCATATGTTACAATCAGGGATAAAGTAAAGGAACTTGTTTTGTCATTAGAAAATCATGCTGCAAACTATTCTAAAAATCAAAGCTCATATTATTACAAGGTGCGAGAAGCCAATCCAAAAAATGAAATTGATAAAGTTTCACGATTGATATTTCTTAACAAGACATGCTTTAACGGATTGTACCGAGTGAACAGCAAAGGAAAGTTTAATGTTCCTGTTGGAAGATACGTAAACCCAAATATTGTGAACAAGGAAAACCTCTTTGAAGTTAGTAGGGTATTGCAATCAAAAGACATCTCAATCAAATGTCAAGATTTTGAAGATGCACTAAAAGGAGTAGGACATGAAGATTTTGTTTATCTTGATCCTCCGTACCAACCGGTCAGTACTACTGCCAGCTTTACAAGCTACACTAATAGTGACTTTGATTTCAGTGACCAAGAGAGGCTTTATGCCAAGTTCAAGGCACTTGATAGAAAAGGCGTTAAGGTATTGCTGTCAAATTCCAGATCTGACGAAATAATTGAACTCTTTGACGAATTCTCAGATGGAATAATAGAGATAAACGCAAATAGATTCATCAATTCTGTGTCACAAAAGAGAACCGGGCACACTGAATTGTTGATTAAAAACTACAAGTCATAA
- a CDS encoding 30S ribosomal protein S15, translated as MGRLHSHRHGKSHSTRPITPSTPTWVKQSPAEIEELIVKYAKEGLAPSRIGIKLRDQYAIPVTRHIVKKSITEILEQKGVKTEMPEDLNNLVNKALGLQKHLKENKSDKRNVRSLELLEAKVHRLSSYYKKIGKIPKTWKYKAVIAQLE; from the coding sequence GTGGGTCGACTTCATTCACACAGACATGGTAAATCACATTCAACAAGGCCGATCACTCCTAGTACACCTACATGGGTAAAACAGAGTCCAGCCGAAATTGAAGAATTGATTGTAAAATATGCAAAAGAAGGTCTTGCCCCAAGCAGGATTGGAATAAAATTACGCGATCAATATGCAATACCAGTTACGAGGCATATTGTCAAAAAATCAATTACAGAAATCCTTGAACAGAAGGGAGTCAAAACAGAAATGCCTGAAGATTTGAACAACTTGGTAAACAAAGCACTTGGCCTACAGAAACATTTGAAGGAGAATAAATCTGATAAAAGAAATGTTAGATCGCTTGAACTTTTAGAGGCAAAGGTTCACAGACTATCTTCATATTACAAGAAAATTGGAAAGATACCCAAAACTTGGAAATATAAGGCAGTCATTGCTCAACTCGAGTAA
- a CDS encoding PD-(D/E)XK nuclease family protein, whose translation MTESKASYKKAKIVGKVQDKIKEGIENYRAATDAPPRVDVYDVIEQVFAAINPQVADEGKITVDEVSGCLRNAYLDRKDPSESNHKQMVSKIMQKSAFSIMEKPIEGQLDAGSNVKIVGRADRVEDEVVMLFRSSEKLPEMPYPADFIHLNSYLFMFDKPEGVIVYFDREGNEMEFNVPKSERLLNETKRRAKILNTLLTNNIAPAIEPSEKCMECPHNEKCYYANEDKQKWGFWARGKWRELKPKPFL comes from the coding sequence ATGACAGAATCCAAAGCTAGCTACAAAAAAGCAAAAATCGTTGGAAAAGTTCAAGACAAAATTAAGGAAGGAATTGAAAACTATCGTGCAGCAACTGATGCACCACCACGAGTAGATGTTTACGATGTCATTGAGCAAGTCTTTGCAGCAATTAATCCACAAGTAGCTGACGAAGGTAAGATCACAGTAGATGAGGTAAGCGGATGTTTAAGAAATGCATACCTTGATCGAAAGGATCCGTCTGAAAGCAATCATAAACAGATGGTGTCAAAGATAATGCAAAAGAGCGCATTTAGCATCATGGAAAAACCAATTGAAGGTCAGCTTGATGCAGGTTCTAACGTAAAGATTGTCGGTAGAGCTGACCGAGTCGAAGATGAGGTAGTGATGCTCTTTAGAAGTTCAGAAAAATTGCCTGAAATGCCATATCCGGCAGATTTCATACACCTGAACTCCTATTTGTTCATGTTTGACAAACCAGAGGGTGTGATTGTCTACTTTGATAGGGAAGGAAATGAGATGGAATTCAATGTTCCAAAAAGTGAGAGGCTCTTAAATGAAACAAAACGTAGAGCTAAAATTCTCAATACCTTGCTGACAAACAATATTGCTCCAGCAATCGAACCATCTGAAAAATGCATGGAATGTCCTCACAATGAGAAATGTTACTATGCAAATGAAGACAAACAGAAATGGGGATTCTGGGCTCGTGGCAAGTGGCGTGAACTCAAACCTAAACCCTTCCTATAA
- the serS gene encoding serine--tRNA ligase, whose amino-acid sequence MLDPKLLRDNPDKIRNMLEARAVKFPLDDLISLDKYRRELITKTDEFRKKKNEVSLEIARKKKVKEDASNLIDQMQIVSDNLRKLEEDQIKIEEKFTKLSLTLPNMIHESVPIGKDETANKEIKKWGDIPIFDFEVKDHIDLTQSLDLVDLERAAKVSGARFYYLKNQLVRLNQALLQFALDFLSEKNYIPIQTPFLINRAAMEGAIIAQDFEDVIYKIEGEDLYLIGTSEHAVASMHSDEIIDGKKLPLRYAGVSTCFRKEAGAHGRDQKGIFRVHQFEKVEQFVFTRPEDSWHEHERMLAIAEEFYQKIGIPYRIMLLSSVDLGKVSAKTYDLEAWMTGQRNYREIVSCSNCLDFQARRLKIRFRDRTDEQPQYLHSLNSTLVATTRTMVAIIENFQTRDGHITVPKALQKYVGSSLI is encoded by the coding sequence ATGCTTGACCCAAAACTTCTTCGAGATAATCCAGACAAGATCAGGAATATGTTAGAAGCAAGGGCTGTCAAATTTCCTCTTGATGATTTGATCTCATTAGATAAGTACAGAAGAGAATTAATTACGAAAACGGATGAGTTTAGAAAAAAGAAAAATGAAGTATCATTAGAAATTGCAAGAAAAAAGAAAGTAAAGGAAGATGCATCCAATCTCATAGACCAAATGCAGATAGTTTCAGACAATCTCAGAAAACTAGAAGAGGACCAGATAAAAATAGAAGAGAAATTCACAAAACTTTCCCTAACATTGCCCAACATGATACATGAGTCAGTTCCCATTGGAAAAGATGAAACTGCAAACAAAGAAATAAAAAAATGGGGAGACATACCCATTTTTGATTTCGAGGTAAAAGATCACATAGATTTGACACAGAGTCTAGATCTTGTAGATTTAGAGAGAGCTGCTAAGGTATCAGGAGCAAGATTTTACTATCTTAAAAATCAACTTGTCAGATTAAACCAAGCGTTATTACAGTTTGCACTTGATTTTTTGTCTGAGAAGAATTACATCCCAATACAAACACCGTTTTTGATAAACAGAGCTGCCATGGAAGGCGCCATAATTGCCCAAGATTTCGAGGATGTAATTTACAAGATTGAAGGTGAAGATCTCTATCTAATAGGAACAAGTGAACATGCAGTGGCATCAATGCATTCAGATGAGATAATTGATGGTAAAAAATTACCCCTACGATATGCAGGAGTTAGCACATGTTTTAGAAAAGAGGCAGGTGCACATGGCAGAGACCAGAAGGGAATATTTCGTGTACACCAATTTGAAAAAGTAGAGCAGTTTGTATTTACAAGACCTGAAGATTCATGGCACGAACATGAGAGGATGCTTGCAATTGCAGAAGAATTTTATCAAAAAATAGGTATACCGTATAGAATAATGCTGCTATCAAGTGTAGACTTGGGCAAAGTTTCTGCCAAAACCTATGATCTAGAAGCATGGATGACAGGACAGAGAAACTACAGGGAGATAGTATCATGCTCTAATTGTCTTGATTTTCAAGCAAGAAGACTAAAAATAAGATTCAGAGACAGAACGGATGAACAACCGCAATATCTTCATTCTTTGAACAGTACCCTAGTAGCAACTACAAGAACAATGGTTGCGATAATAGAAAATTTCCAGACCAGAGATGGACATATTACAGTTCCAAAGGCATTACAAAAATATGTAGGCTCTAGCCTAATCTAA
- a CDS encoding P-II family nitrogen regulator yields MTLKKIEAVFPQEKLDAVFNALTALDISGFTYFSVKGRGARPREMVSSGRGGRVEATHNDNSFIYVVVTESQLPKVIDAITTHAGTGAAGEGKIFIYNVEDAVDIGTKKHGDSSL; encoded by the coding sequence ATGACCCTTAAAAAAATCGAGGCTGTATTTCCACAAGAAAAATTGGACGCAGTCTTCAATGCTCTAACAGCACTTGACATAAGCGGATTTACGTATTTTAGTGTCAAGGGCAGAGGCGCCAGACCAAGAGAAATGGTATCTTCGGGCAGAGGAGGACGTGTTGAAGCTACACACAACGATAACTCCTTCATCTATGTAGTTGTTACTGAGAGTCAGTTACCTAAAGTAATAGATGCAATAACTACTCATGCAGGTACAGGAGCAGCTGGAGAAGGAAAGATCTTCATATACAATGTCGAAGATGCGGTGGATATAGGAACCAAAAAACACGGCGATTCCTCACTCTAA